In Solanum pennellii chromosome 3, SPENNV200, a single window of DNA contains:
- the LOC107015292 gene encoding uncharacterized protein LOC107015292, whose translation MGSFSDDEGECRFFDAPESISQGSDLGSNFIPIPDSGSGVVNGVSYDEWIKTPRSVVERRKQFRCWMGLSLDGMSGEDPVDIGGSSNLSTGEIERIMESSGAVLRTSIHKDEFPSYRASRSGLCGDEGLDSPKQLGSNRNFSFRSGNVDSGIGCNVHVQAENGQQGNNKPVRLERLLMSRELENSSCMSPVIGELGQGELDKNGDVPKKLNGVKSRLLSRLRSFTCIANAEGRCLELKDNNSNPVQRSRVQRVKVHHCKKRLKELSALFMGQDIQAHEGSILTMKFSFDGQYLASAGEDKIVRVWQVVEDERSNEFDIPELDPSCMYFTVNHLSQLAPLVTDKEKSSSKLKGLKKTRDSACVVFPPKVFRILEKPLHVFQGHTGEILDLSWSKNNWLLSSSTDKTVRLWQVGNDLCLRVFPHSNYVTCIQFNPVNDEYFISGSIDGKVRIWAINSCQVLDWTDIRDIVTAVSYQPDGKGGIIGSMAGSCRFFSLEGHEIQLEEQMCLANKKKSICKRITGFQFFPQDPSKVMVTCADSHVRILDGVNVIGKYKGPRTAGNHLSASFTSDGKHIVSASEDSNVYIWNCDVPKDYESQPKVVRSSEFFSSDSTIAIPWSGLKIVNPDNGRHCGGGLSQTSNNVLPFISSPYLSLGSELFLEAIPKGSATWPEEKLPVSSPRSTSSGMCKSEYKLLRSSCQSSSNSHAWGLVIVTAGYDGRIRSFHNYGLPLPL comes from the exons ATGGGTAGCTTCAGTGATGACGAAGGGGAATGTCGATTTTTCGATGCCCCGGAGAGTATTTCTCAGGGCTCTGATTTGGGTTCTAACTTTATCCCAATTCCTGATTCTGGCTCTGGGGTTGTCAATGGGGTTAGCTATGATGAGTGGATTAAAACCCCCAGAAGTGTTGTTGAGCGACGTAAGCAATTCCGTTGTTGGATGGGTTTGAGTTTAGATGGAATGTCTGGAGAAGATCCAGTAGATATAGGTGGAAGCTCCAATTTATCTACTGGGGAAATTGAAAGAATTATGGAAAGTAGTGGAGCTGTATTACGAACCTCAATTCACAAGGACGAGTTTCCTTCTTACAGGGCTTCTAGGTCTGGTTTGTGTGGGGACGAAGGTTTGGATTCACCTAAACAGTTGGGTTCAAATCGGAATTTCTCATTTCGAAGTGGTAACGTTGATAGTGGAATTGGGTGCAATGTACATGTTCAGGCAGAGAATGGCCAGCAGGGCAATAACAAGCCTGTCAGATTGGAACGACTGCTAATGTCTCGTGAGCTCGAGAACTCTTCATGTATGTCCCCTGTTATTGGGGAGCTTGGACAGGGAGAACTGGATAAAAATGGAGACGTACCGAAGAAACTAAATGGAGTTAAGAGTCGGTTATTAAGCAGGCTACGGTCATTTACGTGCATAGCAAATGCCGAAGGGAGATGTCTTGAATTGAAGGATAACAATTCCAACCCTGTTCAGAGGTCTAGAGTTCAGAGGGTTAAAGTTCACCATTGTAAGAAACGGTTGAAGGAACTCTCTGCTCTTTTCATGGGGCAGGATATCCAGGCTCACGAGGGTTCAATTTTAACTATGAAATTCAGTTTTGATGGACAGTACCTAGCTAGTGCTGGTGAAGATAAGATTGTGCGGGTGTGGCAAGTGGTTGAAGATGAGAGATCCAATGAATTTGATATCCCAGAGTTGGATCCTTCGTGTATGTATTTCACGGTGAATCATCTTTCTCAATTGGCTCCTCTGGTGACAGATAAAGAGAAAAGTAGTAGTAAGTTGAAGGGCCTTAAGAAAACAAGAGACTCTGCTTGTGTCGTTTTCCCTCCAAAGGTCTTTCGAATTTTGGAAAAACCACTGCATGTGTTCCAAGGGCATACTGGGGAGATATTGGATCTCTCGTGGTcaaaaaataat TGGTTGCTCTCATCATCAACTGACAAAACTGTTCGTCTGTGGCAAGTTGGAAATGATCTGTGCCTCAGAGTTTTTCCACATAGTAATTATG TGACTTGCATACAGTTTAACCCAGTAAACGATGAATACTTCATCAGTGGATCAATAGATGGGAAAGTTCGAATTTGGGCCATTAACAGCTGTCAAGTATTGGATTGGACTGACATCAGAGACATAGTGACTGCTGTTTCCTATCAACCTGATGGAAAG GGTGGGATTATTGGCTCAATGGCAGGCAGTTGTCGTTTTTTCAGTTTGGAAG GTCATGAGATACAATTAGAGGAGCAGATGTGCTTGGCCAATAAAAAGAAGTCGATTTGCAAAAGGATCACTGGCTTTCAG TTTTTTCCACAAGACCCATCAAAAGTTATGGTTACTTGTGCTGACTCTCACGTCAGAATCCTAGATGGTGTCAATGTGATCGGCAAGTACAAAG GTCCGCGAACTGCAGGAAACCATCTCTCTGCCTCTTTCACCTCGGATGGGAAGCATATTGTCTCAGCGTCTGAAGATTCTAATGTCTATATATGGAATTGCGACGTTCCCAAAGATTATGAATCTCAACCTAAAGTGGTGAGGTCATCTGAGTTCTTCTCCAGTGATTCCACCATTGCAATACCCTGGTCCGGCTTGAAAATTGTAAATCCAGATAATGGACGGCATTGTGGAGGAGGACTAAGTCAAACTTCAAACAACGTATTACCCTTCATTTCCTCTCCTTATCTTTCTTTGGGCAGTGAGTTGTTCCTTGAGGCAATTCCAAAAGGATCAGCAACCTGGCCTGAAGAGAAGCTTCCGGTGTCAAGTCCTCGGTCAACGTCTTCTGGGATGTGTAAATCTGAATACAAACTTCTGAGGAGTTCTTGCCAGAGCTCATCCAATTCTCATGCCTGGGGTTTAGTTATTGTTACTGCTGGCTACGATGGGCGAATAAGATCATTTCATAATTATGGGTTGCCTTTGCCACTTTGA